TGTTGTTGCAGCGACTCAACCGCGAGCTCAACATCACGATGCTGATGGTCACGCACGACAGCGATGTCGCCGCGATCGCGTCGCGGCAACTTGTATTGGACCGCGGGAAATTCATCGAATCGCAAGCGGCGACCGTTTAAGGAAAAGAGGTGCTTCATGTTGACCTACGTCCTGAAGACTTTATGGCGTCATCGCGCCCGGACCTTATTAACCGTGACCGGTGCGGCGGTGGCGATGTTCGTCTTTTGCTGCGTCGGTTCGGTGCAGGAGGGACTGGAGCGATTGACGACTGGAAGTGATGCAAACCGCAGCTTGATCGTCTTTCAGGAGAATCGGTTCTGTCCGACCAGCAGTCGGTTGCCCGAGGATTATGCGCGAAAGATCTTGAAGGTTGACGGAGTGCGCGATGTGATGCCGATCCAGGTTTGGACAAACAACTGCCGGGCGAGCCTCGATATCGTCGTCTTTAACGGTGCCGATCCAAAACAGATCCAGGCGAGTCGTCCGGTGAAACTTGTCGCCGGTTCATGGAGCGACTTCGAATCGCGGCGCGATGCGGCGATCGTCGGACGCAACGTCGCGCAGCGCCGCGGGCTTGGCGTCGGAGATCAATTTTCGATCGGCGAGATCTCGGTGCAGGTCGCGGGAGTCTTTAGTTCGACGGTCCCATCGGAAGAGAACTTGATCTACACCAGCCTGCAGTTCCTGCAATACACCCGCGGTCTGGACAACGCGGGGCTTGTGACTCAGCACGAAGTCATGCTCGACGAGAACGCCGAACCAGACCGCGTCGCGGCGGAGATCGATCAAGTTTTGCGAGCCGGTTCGGTGGCGACGACGACTCGGCGGAAGGGAGCGTTTCAAGCGAGCACGCTGTCGGACCTAGTCGATCTAATCGGATTCGCGCACTGGTTGGGATACGCCTGCGTCGGCTTGGTTCTCTCGCTTGTGGCGACGACGACGGTGATGAGCGTTCAAGATCGGATCAAAGAATACGCCGTCTTGCAAACGATCGGCGTGAGACCGCTGCGGGCGATGCGATTGGTTTTGACCGAGAGCACGATTTTATGCCTGATTGGCGGCGCCAGCGGTACGTTGTTGGCGGTGACCGCGCTGGCTGTCGGTGGATATTCGATCGGTGCCGAAGGGGCAACGATCGCGTTCCGTCCATCGTTGGGCCTGCTGTGGTCCGGCCTTATCGTGTCGCTAGGTGTTGGTGTGGCGGCCGGGATTGCGCCGGCGATTCAAGCCGCGACGGTGCCGATTGTGCGGGCGCTGCGTCAGGAGTAGCTGAACAAAAAAGGAACGATCGCGAAAGCCGAGACGCTCGCGATCGTTTGGAGTTCTCGTGGGCTTCGCCGTAGCGAGGGTGGTGCTACGGTCGAAGGCTGTGCTACGCCACGTTTGGCGAGATCAGCGGATTAGTGATGGCTGCCAATCCCAAGGTGCAGCGGGCCGAGGTCCAGGTGGAATCCGTGGTTGTGGCTTGTGCTTGGATAGGTCGGAACGGGGACGGGAACGTACGGTGCCGGTGCGGCATAACGGTTTGGTTGATAGACCCTTCGAGGGCTTTGCGGCACGACACGGTAATTGGCACTGTGTCCTTTACCGTGGCTGCTGTAGGGAACGACAACCGCGGGACGTCGGTTGGATCGCTGGTGGCTGGAGTGATTGTGCGATTGGTTGTAATGCGCCGATCGGTCGTTCTTTCCCGAACGCCCGTTGTCGCGATAGTCTCTGGCTTGCACGTCCGATGTGCCAGCCAAAACCGTGATGCCAGCTACCAGTGCGGCGATTGTCAAAATTCGTTTCATCTGTCGTTCCATTCAAAAAGGGGGGAGGTGATCGAGCGGACTCGGCCGCTGACTTCACCTAATGCAGGCGGTGTGCCAAACGCAGATTCCCTGCAATTTGCGATTTGGCCCGATAGATATGTCATCGATCCGATGACAGGCCGTCGTCGTTTGGATCGCAGGTCGGAAGATGCCGATTCGGGCGAAGAGTCCGATCGTCCGGAAGGTTGAAGCGAAGCAGACGTCGTTCACTCGCTTCGTTTCGGCTCGCGCCGGGTTGGAAATCGGCGACGCGATCGCGGCTGGGAAGGTTTCCACGCGATGCAATCCCGGCCCTCAATGGGCTCCCTGTCTGAAAGCGTTTGCAGCGCGGAATGTCTATAGAAAACTAGCGTCAATCCTCGAATTCTCCCATCGAGTAGAGGAGGACGCCCGGTGAGCCATAGGGTGATGCCAAGGGCGGGGTCGAGGCCATAACGGTGGGCGGGCTTCATCGCTTTTAAACGTTCCCATTGTTGCCACCGGGGGCGATCCTGGGTAAGCTCTTGGCGACGATTAAAGGCCACTATTCGAACTTAAGGTGACACAAAACCGATGTCAGCAGTAACCACAAATATCCGTCAAACCGCAATCGATACGATCCGCACCCTGAGTATGGATGCCGTTCAGACGGCTAATAGCGGTCACCCTGGCACGCCGATGGCGCTGGCGCCGGTCGCTTATCAATTGTGGAACGAAGCGATGCGTTACGATCCACAGCATCCCCAGTGGCCCAACCGCGATCGCTTTGTTTTGTCGTGTGGCCATGCATCGATGTTGCTTTATAGCATCTTGCATTTGACGGGCGTTCAAGAGGTCGATCAAGCGGGCGAACCGGTTGGTCAAGAAGCTATCTCGTTGGACAACATCCGCAACTTCCGTCAGTTGGAAAGTCCGTGCGCCGGGCACCCTGAATATGGCGAAGCGAGCGGCATCGAAACCACCACGGGGCCTTTGGGCCAAGGCATCGCGACCAGCGTCGGAATGGCGATCGCATCGCGTTGGTTGGCGGCGCGATACAACACCGCAGAACATACGCTGTTCGACAACGATGTCTACGCGATGTGCGGCGACGGCGACATGATGGAAGGTGTCGCATGTGAAGCGGCGTCGATGGCCGGTCACTTGAAGCTGTCGAATCTGTGCTGGATCTACGACGATAACAAGATCACGATCGAAGGGCACACCGACCTGACCTTCAGCGAGAACCAAGTCGATCGCTTCAAGGGCTATGGTTGGCACGTGATCGAAG
Above is a genomic segment from Rosistilla ulvae containing:
- a CDS encoding ABC transporter permease — its product is MLTYVLKTLWRHRARTLLTVTGAAVAMFVFCCVGSVQEGLERLTTGSDANRSLIVFQENRFCPTSSRLPEDYARKILKVDGVRDVMPIQVWTNNCRASLDIVVFNGADPKQIQASRPVKLVAGSWSDFESRRDAAIVGRNVAQRRGLGVGDQFSIGEISVQVAGVFSSTVPSEENLIYTSLQFLQYTRGLDNAGLVTQHEVMLDENAEPDRVAAEIDQVLRAGSVATTTRRKGAFQASTLSDLVDLIGFAHWLGYACVGLVLSLVATTTVMSVQDRIKEYAVLQTIGVRPLRAMRLVLTESTILCLIGGASGTLLAVTALAVGGYSIGAEGATIAFRPSLGLLWSGLIVSLGVGVAAGIAPAIQAATVPIVRALRQE